Proteins from a genomic interval of Vreelandella profundi:
- a CDS encoding cobalamin biosynthesis protein CobG — protein sequence MAINTRAEALSPRIKGWCPGAWQPMQTGDGLLVRVRPPMGELSRAQVLALCDAADTFGNGLIELTSRANIQLRGVTDASWPALMSFLVENTLVDANPEAERLPPIMLAPGWQIGDDTHTGARLLQAKRDALAIMPGKVGIAIDAGDAPVLSDAAADFRIERSESGGLMARAEGHQRGTPVGSIEAAVEHLIRLTHWFVESGGNQAGRMRRHQVALPQWAPASVRPAQPAASLTLGKQPFGIVYGLPFGRAPASAWRAAVTPASVTHVRVTPWRRLVVKQALADGEALPAVEGLISDSSDSRLLMDACPGAPYCAQASVATQPLAERLSGMVETSLHVSGCAKGCARQQAAAVCLVGHAGKFNLIVNGRADSTPVQTGLSHAEVIAYLENLGAL from the coding sequence ATGGCCATTAACACGCGCGCAGAGGCGCTCAGCCCGCGTATTAAAGGCTGGTGCCCCGGCGCGTGGCAGCCTATGCAAACCGGCGATGGTCTGCTGGTAAGAGTTCGCCCGCCCATGGGCGAGCTTTCACGTGCCCAGGTGCTGGCCCTGTGTGACGCGGCAGATACGTTTGGTAACGGCTTAATAGAGCTCACCAGCCGAGCCAATATCCAGCTGCGCGGAGTAACCGACGCTAGCTGGCCTGCGCTCATGAGCTTTCTGGTCGAAAACACCCTGGTGGATGCCAATCCGGAGGCCGAGCGCCTGCCGCCCATCATGCTGGCCCCCGGATGGCAAATAGGCGATGACACGCATACCGGCGCACGGTTGTTGCAAGCTAAGCGCGATGCGCTTGCCATCATGCCAGGCAAGGTCGGCATTGCAATTGATGCGGGAGACGCCCCGGTACTGAGCGACGCTGCGGCAGATTTTCGCATTGAGCGCTCTGAATCGGGAGGTTTGATGGCGCGCGCGGAGGGGCATCAGCGTGGCACGCCAGTGGGCTCGATTGAGGCCGCCGTAGAGCACCTGATTCGCCTAACGCATTGGTTTGTGGAAAGCGGCGGAAACCAGGCCGGGCGGATGCGCCGACATCAGGTAGCGCTGCCCCAATGGGCGCCCGCCAGCGTGCGCCCGGCGCAGCCAGCGGCAAGCCTCACGCTTGGCAAACAGCCCTTTGGGATAGTCTATGGGCTGCCGTTTGGCCGTGCGCCGGCCAGCGCCTGGCGCGCAGCCGTGACGCCGGCGTCAGTGACTCACGTGCGCGTCACGCCCTGGCGGCGTTTGGTGGTCAAGCAGGCGCTGGCTGACGGCGAGGCCTTGCCCGCGGTAGAGGGATTGATCAGCGATAGCAGTGACTCGCGACTATTGATGGATGCCTGCCCCGGCGCGCCTTATTGCGCACAGGCAAGCGTCGCCACGCAGCCATTGGCCGAGCGATTGAGTGGGATGGTGGAAACATCTCTTCACGTGTCGGGCTGCGCCAAGGGCTGTGCCCGCCAACAGGCTGCAGCGGTCTGTTTAGTGGGCCATGCTGGAAAATTTAATCTTATCGTCAACGGCCGTGCCGACAGCACGCCGGTTCAGACAGGCCTCAGTCATGCTGAGGTAATTGCATATCTGGAGAATTTGGGTGCCCTATAA
- the cobN gene encoding cobaltochelatase subunit CobN, with product MHLFAAKPGGFVDDEGIVDLQQSPAEVVIMSAADSNLSALAQAVDRLGDDYPSVRLANWMNLVKPAAFDLYEDRVLEKAKLVIVSVLGGKGYWPYGHERLLAWAAANPERQLIMVPGCDAPDDALLNDSSVSFDAAYRVWRYLREGGVDNAEQLLRFVGSECLAHAHPWQEPKVIPAAVIYAPQAGGRQAVSLSEWRDQRVAERPVCLLLFYRSHLQGGNTAVPDGMIDALKAQGLEPLAVAVASLKEGPCIAFANHLIEQTGAMLVINTTSFSVNRNTDEVDALSSEQGSDVSGSLFVGSPVVLQAMMASSTAEDWQGMAAGLHSRDVAMQIVLPEMDGRVITRAVGFKAEAHYNARSQLSVTHHTLHPERAAFVATLARRFCDLRQTPNAEKRVALVMANYPNRDGRIGNGVGLDTPASTLKLINALASSGYPVTDIPGDGDALIRLLQGAVTNDHESLDQRACWQSISIDEYLSWFETLPATLQETVWARWGAPTDDPKCRQGRLMISGVRLGETFVGIQPEREFCEDPNIDLTQSYHDMQLVPPHSYLAFYLWLREHYHVDAVVHVGKHGNLEWLPGKSTALSADCWPDIALGPLPHFYPFIVNDPGEGAQAKRRSQAVIIDHLMPPLARAELYGPMAELEALCDEYYQALDMDPRREALIREQILSHLRATGIDQELARAVDSSCDSEILNELDTFLCDIKESQIRHGLHILGTLPPQEKLAGTLVALLRLPRGEAAAQRGLLHNLADDLELSEVSPFDPLAASSEPWNGPRPAILASQLTDAWRTGADTRERLELLAEQFISNYVLAQGCLAELAQAYPATAQQLRYAREHLWVAMQRGVKMEIQSLLDGLDGLFVPAGPSGAPSRGRLDTLPTGRNFFSVDNRSIPSPAAWTLGQKSAQAFVERYLQDNGDYPRRLGLSIWGTATMRTGGDDIAQAFALMGVRPKWSLGSQRVFDFEVIPSMLLNRPRVDVTLRVSGFFRDAFPNVIRLFDAAVQAVAEYQEPGDSNTIRTAVLGQQRTLEAQGMSSESAAQQARYRIFGSKPGEYGAGLNWLIESRAWNNADDLAAAYLGAGAYAYGQFKESGVGARKAFEQQLKGLDAVMQNQDNREHDILDSNSYYAFQGGMANATRALSGHAPTIYHADHANPAAPKIRTLKEELARVIRSRVLNPKWINAMREHGYKGAFEMAATVDYLFAYDATTDLVADYQYAQISEAFVLDPASQQFLREHNPAALEEMAERLLEAAQRGMWQDPGEQGQALQDLLLEIDEAKETGRYGH from the coding sequence ATGCATCTTTTCGCTGCCAAGCCCGGGGGCTTTGTTGACGATGAAGGTATCGTCGACCTGCAACAAAGCCCCGCCGAGGTCGTCATTATGTCGGCGGCGGACAGTAACTTGTCGGCGCTGGCTCAGGCGGTTGACCGCCTGGGCGATGATTACCCGTCGGTGAGGCTGGCGAATTGGATGAATCTGGTAAAGCCTGCGGCCTTTGATCTTTATGAAGATCGCGTGCTTGAAAAAGCCAAACTGGTCATCGTTTCGGTGTTGGGCGGCAAGGGCTATTGGCCCTACGGCCATGAACGCTTGTTGGCCTGGGCTGCAGCGAACCCAGAGCGCCAGCTGATTATGGTGCCCGGCTGCGATGCACCGGACGATGCGCTACTGAACGATTCGAGCGTGAGCTTTGACGCTGCCTACCGCGTGTGGCGCTACCTGCGCGAAGGCGGCGTTGACAATGCAGAGCAGCTGCTGCGCTTTGTGGGCAGCGAGTGTTTAGCCCACGCTCATCCGTGGCAAGAGCCGAAGGTGATCCCCGCAGCGGTGATTTATGCGCCGCAGGCAGGCGGGCGCCAGGCGGTGAGCTTAAGTGAATGGCGTGATCAGCGTGTTGCTGAGCGGCCTGTTTGCTTGCTGCTGTTTTATCGCAGCCATCTGCAGGGCGGCAATACCGCCGTGCCCGACGGCATGATCGATGCGCTTAAAGCCCAGGGGCTTGAGCCGTTAGCCGTGGCGGTGGCATCGCTAAAAGAGGGGCCCTGTATCGCGTTTGCCAATCATCTTATTGAGCAAACCGGTGCCATGCTGGTGATCAATACCACCAGCTTTTCGGTCAACCGTAATACCGACGAGGTCGATGCCCTCAGCAGCGAGCAGGGCAGTGATGTGTCGGGCAGCCTGTTTGTCGGCAGCCCCGTGGTGCTTCAGGCCATGATGGCCAGCAGCACGGCCGAAGACTGGCAGGGAATGGCTGCCGGGCTGCATAGCCGCGACGTGGCGATGCAGATAGTGCTACCTGAAATGGACGGGCGCGTCATTACTCGCGCCGTTGGGTTTAAGGCCGAGGCACACTACAATGCCCGCAGCCAGCTGTCGGTCACGCATCACACGCTGCACCCTGAACGCGCGGCCTTTGTCGCCACGCTGGCACGTCGGTTTTGCGACCTGCGCCAAACGCCCAACGCTGAAAAGCGTGTCGCGCTGGTTATGGCGAACTACCCCAACCGCGATGGACGTATTGGCAATGGCGTGGGGCTAGACACACCCGCCTCAACGCTAAAACTCATAAACGCGCTGGCTTCCTCGGGCTACCCGGTAACCGATATCCCCGGCGATGGCGATGCGCTGATTCGCCTGCTGCAGGGTGCGGTTACCAATGATCACGAAAGCCTCGACCAGCGCGCTTGCTGGCAAAGTATTAGCATTGATGAGTATTTAAGCTGGTTTGAAACGCTGCCCGCCACGCTCCAAGAAACCGTGTGGGCACGCTGGGGCGCACCAACGGATGACCCCAAGTGTCGGCAGGGGCGGCTGATGATTTCCGGTGTTCGCCTGGGTGAAACGTTTGTCGGTATTCAGCCAGAGCGTGAGTTTTGTGAAGACCCGAACATTGACTTAACGCAGTCGTATCACGATATGCAGCTGGTACCGCCGCATAGCTACTTGGCGTTCTATCTTTGGCTTCGCGAGCACTATCACGTTGATGCCGTGGTGCACGTGGGCAAGCACGGCAATTTAGAATGGCTACCGGGCAAAAGCACGGCGCTAAGTGCCGACTGCTGGCCGGATATCGCGCTGGGGCCGCTGCCGCATTTCTATCCGTTTATCGTCAACGACCCCGGCGAAGGTGCCCAGGCTAAGCGTAGAAGCCAAGCGGTGATTATTGATCACCTAATGCCGCCCCTGGCGCGAGCTGAGCTGTACGGGCCGATGGCCGAACTTGAAGCGCTGTGTGATGAGTATTATCAGGCGCTGGATATGGACCCCCGGCGCGAAGCGCTGATTCGTGAGCAGATTTTGAGCCACCTGCGTGCAACCGGTATCGATCAGGAACTTGCCCGCGCTGTTGATAGCAGCTGTGACAGCGAGATTCTCAATGAGCTGGATACCTTCCTTTGCGATATTAAAGAGTCGCAGATACGCCACGGCCTGCATATTCTGGGCACGCTGCCACCTCAGGAGAAGCTGGCGGGTACGCTGGTAGCGCTATTGAGGCTGCCCCGTGGCGAGGCGGCTGCTCAGCGCGGCCTGCTGCATAATCTGGCCGATGACCTTGAGCTATCCGAAGTTTCCCCCTTTGATCCGCTTGCAGCCAGCAGTGAACCCTGGAACGGCCCGCGCCCGGCCATATTGGCCAGCCAGCTTACCGATGCTTGGCGAACCGGTGCGGATACCCGTGAGCGGCTGGAGCTATTGGCCGAGCAGTTTATTAGCAACTACGTGCTCGCCCAGGGCTGCCTTGCTGAACTCGCCCAAGCTTACCCCGCGACCGCGCAGCAGCTGCGCTATGCCCGCGAACATCTGTGGGTCGCTATGCAGCGCGGCGTGAAAATGGAGATTCAGTCGCTATTGGATGGGCTGGATGGCCTGTTCGTGCCCGCTGGGCCGAGCGGCGCCCCCAGCCGAGGGCGGCTGGACACGCTGCCAACCGGGCGTAATTTCTTTAGCGTGGATAACCGTTCGATTCCTTCACCGGCAGCCTGGACGCTGGGGCAGAAATCGGCACAGGCGTTTGTCGAGCGCTATCTGCAGGATAACGGCGACTATCCGCGCCGCCTGGGCCTGTCGATTTGGGGCACCGCCACCATGCGCACCGGCGGCGATGACATTGCTCAGGCTTTTGCGCTGATGGGCGTGCGGCCTAAATGGTCGCTGGGCTCGCAGCGAGTGTTCGATTTTGAAGTGATTCCGTCGATGCTGCTGAACCGCCCGCGCGTCGACGTCACCTTGCGTGTGTCCGGCTTTTTCCGCGATGCCTTTCCTAACGTCATTCGGCTGTTCGATGCCGCGGTGCAAGCCGTTGCCGAGTATCAGGAGCCGGGCGACAGCAATACCATTCGAACGGCCGTGCTCGGCCAGCAGCGCACGCTTGAAGCTCAAGGAATGTCTTCTGAAAGCGCCGCTCAACAGGCCCGCTATCGTATTTTTGGCAGCAAGCCCGGTGAATACGGCGCCGGCCTTAACTGGCTAATCGAAAGCCGCGCCTGGAACAATGCTGACGATTTGGCCGCGGCGTACCTAGGCGCAGGCGCCTACGCCTATGGGCAGTTTAAAGAGTCGGGCGTTGGTGCACGCAAGGCGTTTGAACAGCAGCTCAAAGGGCTGGACGCGGTGATGCAAAACCAGGATAACCGCGAGCACGATATTCTTGATTCCAACAGCTACTACGCTTTTCAAGGCGGCATGGCCAATGCCACTCGTGCGCTAAGCGGCCATGCGCCGACCATTTATCACGCTGATCACGCTAACCCGGCCGCCCCCAAGATTCGCACGCTGAAAGAAGAGCTTGCCCGCGTTATTCGCTCGCGTGTGCTGAACCCTAAATGGATAAATGCGATGCGCGAGCACGGTTACAAAGGCGCGTTTGAAATGGCCGCCACCGTGGACTATCTGTTTGCCTACGACGCCACCACTGATTTAGTTGCGGACTATCAGTACGCCCAGATCAGCGAGGCCTTCGTGCTTGACCCGGCCAGCCAGCAGTTTTTGCGTGAGCATAATCCTGCTGCGCTTGAAGAAATGGCCGAACGGCTGCTTGAAGCGGCCCAGCGCGGTATGTGGCAAGACCCAGGCGAGCAGGGGCAGGCGCTGCAAGACCTGCTGCTGGAAATAGATGAAGCCAAAGAGACCGGTCGCTATGGCCATTAA
- the cobW gene encoding cobalamin biosynthesis protein CobW encodes MQLNKIPATVVTGFLGSGKTTLLANILRQVTGKRIAVIVNEFGEQDIDSSLLRSCALGCEEGEQASTDDGSIYELANGCICCTVEEEFLPVMKKLVARRNDIDHILIETSGLALPKPLVQAFNWPEVRSHCTVDAIITVIDGPAVAAGRFASDEGKVAAQRLADESLDHDPSLRELLDDQLSAADLVLVTKTDLLSEEEKTRVEALVKARVPASVKILFIDQTLTTDTAQLEALMGIGAASEENIDRIANHHDKHHAEGAHHDHAHDNFDSCVITLGEVDADVLATQLQQLLETQEIYRTKGFAAVPGKPMRRVIQAVGERLDGYFDRLWGQDERRQTQLVIIGKALNRDDIQAALSSAERTVSA; translated from the coding sequence ATGCAGCTAAATAAAATCCCCGCCACCGTCGTCACCGGTTTTCTCGGCAGCGGTAAAACGACGCTGCTGGCCAATATTCTGCGCCAGGTGACCGGCAAGCGCATTGCGGTGATCGTCAACGAATTTGGCGAGCAGGACATAGATTCAAGCCTGCTGCGCAGCTGTGCGCTGGGTTGTGAGGAGGGCGAGCAAGCTTCAACCGACGACGGCAGTATTTACGAGCTGGCTAATGGCTGTATCTGCTGCACGGTGGAAGAAGAATTTTTGCCGGTGATGAAAAAGCTGGTCGCGCGGCGTAATGATATCGACCATATTTTGATCGAGACCAGCGGGCTGGCGCTGCCCAAGCCGCTGGTGCAGGCATTTAACTGGCCTGAGGTGCGCAGCCACTGCACCGTAGATGCGATTATTACCGTCATCGATGGACCTGCCGTGGCCGCCGGCCGTTTTGCCAGCGACGAAGGTAAAGTGGCGGCCCAGCGTTTAGCTGACGAAAGCCTTGATCACGACCCGAGCCTGCGTGAACTGCTGGACGATCAGCTCAGCGCCGCGGATTTAGTCTTGGTCACCAAGACCGATCTTCTAAGTGAAGAGGAGAAGACCCGCGTGGAGGCGTTAGTAAAAGCGCGGGTGCCAGCGTCGGTCAAAATCCTGTTTATCGACCAAACGCTGACGACCGACACCGCTCAGCTAGAGGCATTAATGGGCATTGGCGCGGCCAGCGAAGAGAACATCGACCGGATTGCCAACCACCACGATAAACATCACGCCGAAGGCGCGCACCACGATCACGCCCACGACAATTTTGATTCTTGTGTGATAACGCTTGGCGAAGTCGATGCCGACGTTCTGGCAACCCAGCTTCAGCAGCTGCTAGAAACACAAGAAATCTATCGGACTAAAGGCTTTGCGGCGGTTCCCGGCAAGCCGATGCGCCGCGTAATTCAAGCGGTAGGCGAGCGGCTAGACGGCTACTTCGATAGGCTTTGGGGGCAGGATGAGCGCCGCCAAACCCAGCTGGTCATTATTGGTAAAGCGCTTAATCGCGACGACATTCAGGCGGCGCTATCCAGCGCTGAGCGCACGGTCAGCGCTTAA
- a CDS encoding cobyrinate a,c-diamide synthase yields MTTSLPSASCPALFIAAPSSGQGKTTVTAGLARLLRNQGKVVRVFKTGPDYLDPQILAQASGQPVDQLDLWMAGESYCRQRFYQAAVSADIILVEGAMGLFDGEPSSADLAALFDLPLVIVMDVKGMAQTAAALMSGLAGFRDDLHIAGMIANACGTQRHRELIESALPPSIPLLAAVPRDAALTLPERHLGLVQAAEIRDDLEARFEAAASALDAAGLATALMEMAPVTFTAAQDHAPSVPSSLAGQTIGVAKDAAFSFIYQANLDLLEQMGAKLCFFSPLSERRLPSCDALWLPGGYPELHASTLAENAGMREDIQRFYRAGKPILAECGGMLYCMDTLTDYDENTHTMLGLLPGQGAMRGRRGCQGMQTAELPEGALRGHAHHRSMADGTPEPIAHGRRQRHPAPGEPIYRQRQLTASYLHFFFPNNPAAVASLFSGSAASAQPSATEEFNVCS; encoded by the coding sequence ATGACGACATCTTTGCCAAGCGCTAGCTGCCCGGCGCTATTTATCGCCGCACCATCTTCAGGTCAGGGTAAAACAACCGTGACGGCGGGGCTTGCACGCCTGCTGCGCAACCAGGGAAAAGTGGTCAGAGTATTTAAAACCGGCCCTGACTACCTGGACCCGCAAATATTGGCGCAAGCATCGGGCCAGCCTGTGGACCAGTTAGATCTGTGGATGGCCGGTGAGTCGTACTGCCGCCAGCGCTTTTATCAAGCGGCGGTGAGTGCCGATATTATTTTGGTGGAAGGTGCCATGGGCCTTTTCGATGGCGAGCCTTCCAGCGCTGATTTAGCTGCGCTGTTCGATTTGCCGCTGGTGATCGTGATGGACGTTAAAGGCATGGCACAAACGGCGGCTGCTCTGATGTCGGGCCTTGCAGGCTTTCGCGATGACCTTCACATCGCAGGCATGATCGCCAACGCCTGCGGCACGCAGCGCCATCGCGAGCTGATTGAGTCAGCGCTACCACCCTCAATTCCGCTACTGGCCGCAGTGCCGCGCGACGCCGCCTTAACGCTTCCCGAACGCCATTTGGGGCTAGTGCAGGCAGCCGAGATTCGTGACGATTTGGAAGCGCGCTTTGAAGCCGCCGCCAGCGCATTAGACGCCGCTGGGCTTGCGACGGCGCTGATGGAAATGGCGCCCGTTACGTTCACCGCTGCGCAAGATCATGCGCCGTCAGTGCCATCATCGCTGGCGGGCCAGACCATCGGCGTGGCTAAAGATGCGGCGTTTAGCTTTATCTATCAGGCGAATTTAGACTTGCTTGAGCAGATGGGCGCTAAGCTATGTTTTTTCTCGCCGCTGAGCGAGCGCCGTTTGCCTTCTTGTGATGCGCTTTGGCTACCCGGTGGTTATCCCGAGCTACATGCGTCTACGCTTGCTGAGAATGCCGGCATGCGCGAGGATATTCAGCGCTTTTATCGCGCAGGCAAGCCCATCCTTGCTGAGTGTGGCGGCATGCTCTACTGCATGGATACGCTGACCGACTACGACGAAAACACCCATACGATGCTGGGCCTGCTGCCAGGACAAGGCGCCATGCGCGGACGAAGAGGCTGCCAGGGGATGCAGACCGCCGAATTGCCGGAAGGCGCTCTTCGCGGGCATGCGCATCATCGCTCAATGGCGGATGGAACGCCCGAACCCATTGCCCACGGTCGCCGTCAGCGCCACCCCGCACCGGGCGAGCCGATTTATCGCCAGCGCCAGCTAACCGCATCGTATCTTCATTTTTTCTTTCCTAATAATCCTGCCGCGGTCGCAAGCCTGTTCAGCGGCTCAGCAGCGTCAGCGCAGCCTAGCGCCACAGAGGAATTTAACGTATGCAGCTAA
- the cobO gene encoding cob(I)yrinic acid a,c-diamide adenosyltransferase has protein sequence MSDSSHLNRMQRKKEMIDERIARASEERGVLILLKGNGKGKSSSAFGTLARSLGHGQKGAVIQFIKGRRETGEYLFFRDHPQLDWHIMGQGFTWETQDRERDIEAAEAAWEIARGLLENPAYDIIVLDEMSYMFKYGYLDTAPIVEALLRRPAHQNVIITGRTMALPLQEIADTISTVQDERHAFRNGVKAQAGIEY, from the coding sequence ATGAGCGATAGCAGCCACCTAAACCGTATGCAGCGTAAGAAAGAAATGATCGACGAGCGAATCGCGCGTGCGTCTGAAGAGCGCGGTGTGTTGATTTTGCTAAAAGGAAACGGCAAAGGAAAAAGCAGCTCTGCTTTCGGCACGCTGGCGCGCTCGTTAGGCCACGGTCAAAAAGGCGCGGTCATTCAGTTCATTAAAGGCCGCCGCGAGACCGGTGAGTATCTGTTTTTTCGCGACCACCCTCAGCTTGACTGGCACATTATGGGCCAGGGCTTTACCTGGGAAACTCAGGATCGCGAGCGCGATATCGAAGCCGCCGAGGCCGCCTGGGAAATCGCCCGTGGACTGTTAGAAAATCCGGCCTACGACATTATCGTATTGGACGAAATGAGCTACATGTTCAAATACGGCTATTTAGACACGGCGCCCATTGTCGAGGCGCTTTTACGCCGACCCGCTCATCAAAACGTAATTATCACCGGCCGTACCATGGCGCTGCCGCTGCAGGAAATCGCCGATACCATCAGCACCGTACAGGATGAGCGCCACGCGTTTCGTAACGGTGTTAAAGCTCAGGCGGGGATCGAGTACTGA
- a CDS encoding AAA family ATPase — MPVVEFPFTAVVGQSSLKTALLLNVINPRIGGVLISGPRGSAKSTLARALAAILPESEKRKPPFVTLPLGASEDRLIGSLDLQKILAEREATFHEGLLAKADGGILYVDEVNLLADTLVDLLLDVAASGINIVERDGISHSHPARFSLIGTMNPDEGELRPQLLDRFGLCLEQPPNVSIDARIAIVQQRDAFDRDPAGFVAGFAAEQAALVSRIEQARRGLATVTASAWVYEHIAKRCEAAGVEGMRADVTWHRVAQAHAAWRGDTTISQEDVDSVEPWVLAHRRTRAEDKSAEPPTSPPPSSPPSSSPSSPPPESGQDPGSSASSSNTNERPASHGQWGAMPPIAQNMLEHQPLSLPALLARPTAKHAFSNGGTQKGSALGQGRANKPPASAFRPDWFGTLIANRGQWPWRQLRYRKARTGQPLVHLVLLDTSGSTLGKRLLGQTKGWVDSLTRQAYSAREQMAVVGFGNDTLTCLLPRQRAPKSVQALLNATDGGGGTPLRKAVAHAGQLIRQWQRRDPGLLIRTYLMTDGRTRESVAGLPPLGDCVVMDAEQSFVKRGQAARLAQQLGALYWTPPTQEPA; from the coding sequence ATGCCTGTGGTTGAGTTTCCCTTTACCGCCGTCGTCGGCCAGTCGTCGCTTAAAACAGCGCTGCTGCTAAATGTGATTAATCCGCGTATTGGCGGGGTGCTGATTAGCGGGCCACGCGGTAGCGCAAAATCGACCCTCGCGCGTGCGTTAGCGGCTATTTTGCCTGAGAGCGAGAAGCGCAAACCACCGTTTGTCACCTTGCCGCTTGGCGCCAGCGAAGACCGCCTAATCGGCAGCCTTGATCTGCAAAAAATACTCGCTGAGCGCGAAGCCACTTTCCATGAAGGGCTATTGGCCAAAGCCGATGGCGGGATTCTCTACGTCGATGAAGTGAATCTACTGGCCGATACGCTGGTCGATTTACTGCTTGATGTGGCGGCCAGCGGCATCAACATCGTCGAGCGCGATGGCATTAGCCATTCGCATCCGGCGCGCTTTAGCCTAATCGGCACCATGAACCCCGATGAAGGAGAGCTTCGCCCCCAGTTGCTTGATCGCTTTGGGCTGTGCCTTGAGCAGCCGCCTAACGTCAGTATTGACGCGCGCATTGCCATTGTGCAGCAGCGCGATGCCTTTGATCGCGATCCCGCTGGGTTTGTCGCAGGATTTGCCGCCGAGCAAGCTGCGCTCGTCAGCCGTATAGAGCAGGCGCGCCGGGGGCTGGCGACGGTAACGGCATCTGCCTGGGTATATGAGCACATCGCTAAGCGCTGCGAAGCGGCAGGCGTTGAAGGTATGCGCGCCGACGTCACCTGGCACCGCGTCGCCCAGGCCCACGCCGCTTGGCGCGGTGACACGACGATTAGCCAAGAAGATGTCGATAGCGTCGAGCCGTGGGTGCTGGCCCATCGGCGTACGCGCGCTGAAGACAAGTCGGCTGAGCCGCCAACTTCACCGCCGCCATCTTCACCCCCTTCATCTTCACCATCATCACCGCCCCCAGAATCGGGACAAGATCCCGGCAGCTCAGCGTCGTCAAGCAATACTAACGAGCGCCCAGCTTCACACGGGCAGTGGGGCGCCATGCCGCCCATAGCGCAGAACATGCTAGAACATCAGCCGCTCTCGCTGCCTGCATTATTAGCTCGGCCCACCGCGAAACACGCGTTTTCTAACGGCGGCACCCAAAAGGGCAGTGCGCTGGGGCAGGGCCGAGCCAATAAGCCGCCAGCGTCGGCGTTTCGCCCCGATTGGTTTGGCACTTTGATCGCTAATCGCGGTCAGTGGCCTTGGCGTCAGCTGCGCTATCGCAAGGCGCGAACCGGTCAGCCGCTGGTGCATTTGGTATTGCTTGATACCTCCGGCTCGACGCTCGGTAAGCGGCTTTTGGGTCAGACCAAAGGGTGGGTTGATAGCCTTACCCGCCAAGCTTATTCCGCTCGTGAGCAAATGGCGGTCGTCGGGTTTGGTAATGACACGCTGACGTGCCTACTGCCACGACAGCGTGCTCCCAAAAGTGTGCAAGCTTTATTGAATGCCACCGATGGCGGCGGCGGCACACCGCTACGCAAAGCGGTTGCCCACGCCGGTCAGTTGATTCGCCAGTGGCAGCGACGTGATCCTGGCTTACTTATCCGTACTTACCTAATGACCGATGGGCGTACTCGTGAATCTGTTGCGGGCCTGCCGCCGCTTGGCGACTGCGTGGTTATGGATGCCGAACAGTCCTTCGTCAAACGGGGCCAGGCAGCGCGTCTTGCCCAGCAGCTTGGCGCACTCTATTGGACACCGCCCACTCAGGAGCCAGCATGA
- a CDS encoding ABC transporter substrate-binding protein: protein MKLAHPLCIALAFLPAHAAFADNTAYPLTLTNCGVEVTFDAAPESTVTVGQSATEVLYRLGLADKVSGTSVWFNPVLPEFSDDNSRIERIADNDPSFESVVNKRPDLVAAQYEWHVGPTGSVATREQFHELGIASYIMPADCDTKDNATGGDGTRVAAFSTDSIYKGIHELAAIFDVQNAGVTLVADLQAREARAIELATSLALPDDLSAVFWFSSYDLAADPIVAGQLGAPGYMMEQLGIQNVVTSNEEWPTVGWESIARANPDVIVVARMDRRRYPGDDLATKLELLQSDPVTREMDAVQNGRIVEMDAHAMSATMRSIYGLESLAQALSTMSFN from the coding sequence ATGAAACTTGCCCACCCGTTATGCATTGCTTTGGCTTTTCTACCGGCCCACGCAGCCTTTGCTGATAACACGGCTTATCCGCTCACGCTGACTAATTGCGGTGTAGAGGTAACGTTTGATGCGGCCCCCGAAAGCACGGTAACGGTCGGCCAATCTGCGACCGAGGTACTCTATCGCCTGGGGCTTGCCGATAAGGTGAGCGGCACGTCGGTCTGGTTTAATCCAGTATTGCCCGAGTTCAGCGATGACAACAGCCGCATTGAGCGTATTGCTGATAACGATCCAAGCTTTGAATCTGTAGTGAACAAGCGGCCTGATCTCGTCGCGGCTCAATACGAATGGCACGTCGGCCCTACCGGCAGCGTAGCTACCCGCGAGCAGTTTCATGAGTTGGGCATCGCGTCTTACATCATGCCTGCCGACTGCGATACTAAAGACAATGCTACCGGCGGTGATGGCACCCGGGTAGCGGCATTCTCAACCGACTCAATTTATAAAGGCATTCACGAGCTGGCGGCTATTTTCGACGTACAGAACGCCGGCGTTACGTTAGTGGCCGATTTGCAGGCCCGTGAGGCGCGCGCTATCGAACTGGCGACTAGCCTTGCGCTGCCCGACGACCTGTCGGCCGTGTTTTGGTTTTCCTCCTACGATTTAGCGGCCGATCCTATCGTTGCCGGCCAGCTGGGCGCGCCTGGCTATATGATGGAGCAACTCGGTATCCAAAACGTAGTCACCTCTAATGAAGAATGGCCGACCGTAGGCTGGGAATCGATTGCTCGGGCCAATCCTGACGTGATCGTTGTGGCACGCATGGACCGGCGCCGCTACCCAGGCGATGACCTGGCTACCAAACTTGAGCTTCTGCAAAGCGACCCGGTTACTCGCGAAATGGACGCCGTGCAAAACGGCCGCATCGTGGAGATGGATGCACATGCGATGAGCGCCACGATGCGCAGCATTTATGGCCTTGAATCTCTTGCCCAGGCGTTATCGACCATGTCGTTTAACTAA